The stretch of DNA ATAGGGGATGCTGGGTCCATCTGAGGTATGGATGGGTGGGATAAATGTGGTGTGGGGGATGCTGGGTCCATTTAGGGTACAGACAGGTCCATTTGGAGTATGAGGTGTGGGAAGTGTCGGATCCTTTTGGGATGAGAATGGGATACATGGTGTGTGTGGGGTGCTGGGTCCATTTGGGGTATGGATGGACGGGATAACCGGGGCATAGGGGATGCTGGGTCCGTCTGGGGTATGGATGGATGGGATAACCGGGCTGCAGGAGCCAAGGCTCAGCCCTTGCTCTTTCCTTGCAGAggagccaggaggagcaggcagcGGGGAAGGACAGGCAGCTGAGTGCCGACGGCGAGTTCTCCATGGAGGAAAACTCCCTGTACAGCTCCCGGGGCAAAGGCGAGTGGCTGGGTGCGGGGAGGGGGCCGTGCTCGTGGGGGAGCAGCAGCGTCCTGCGAGCAGCACAACGTTCAGAAATGGCCTCGGCGTGCTTTTCCTGCGCTGCGGTTTTGACAGCGCTGGGTTTGGCCTGAGGTTTCTTTTATCAGCCGGACACCGCTTCCCCTCCGGGGCTGAGCGCTGCAACACGGCGCTCCCTGCAaacatcccccccccccttccctccccccccctcctcccattCCCCAGGCGTGGAGCACGACTTTGAGGTGACGCTGAGGGCCACCGAGTCCTCGGAGCGCTGCCGCCTGCGGGGCCGCTTCGTGCTGCGGGCGGGCGAGGAAGCCTTGGAGCTGCGGGATGTGCAGAGCGGGGACGTCCTCTACAGCTGGCCCTACCGCTTCCTGCGGCGCTTCGGGAGGGACAAGGTACGGGGATGCTCAAAGCGGGGTGGGGACGGCGGTGGGGACAGCCCTGGAGATCGTAgaactgaggttggaaaagacctccagcatcatcgagtccaactgtcaacccgTCCCCACCGCGCTCATAGAttggttgaggttggaaaagaccactaaggtcatcgAGTCAACCCTTGACCCGTCCCCACCGTGCccatagaatcgttaaggttggaaaagagctctagaGTCNNNNNNNNNNNNNNNNNNNNNNNNNNNNNNNNNNNNNNNNNNNNNNNNNNNNNNNNNNNNNNNNNNNNNNNNNNNNNNNNNNNNNNNNNNNNNNNNNNNNNNNNNNNNNNNNNNNNNNNNNNNNNNNNNNNNNNNNNNNNNNNNNNNNNNNNNNNNNNNNNNNNNNNNNNNNNNNNNNNNNNNNNNNNNNNNNNNNNNNNNNNNNNNNNNNNNNNNNNNNNNNNNNNNNNNNNNNNNNNNNNNNNNNNNNNNNNNNNNNNNNNNNNNNNNNNNNNNNNNNNNNNNNNNNNNNNNNNNNNNNNNNNNNNNNNNNNNNNNNNNNNNNNNNNNNNNNNNNNNNNNNNNNNNNNNNNNNNNNNNNNNNNNNNNNNNNNNNNNNNNNNNNNNNNNNNNNNNNNNNNNNNNNNNNNNNNNNNNNNNNNNNNNNNNNNNNNNNNNNNNNNNNNNNNNNNNNNNNNNNNNNNNNNNNNNNNNNNNNNNNNNNNNNNNNNNNNNNNNNNNNNNNNNNNNNNNNNNNNNNNNNNNNNNNNNNNNNNNNNNNNNNNNNNNNNNNNNNNNNNNNNNNNNNNNNNNNNNNNNNNNNNNNNNNNNNNNNNNNNNNNNNNNNNNNNNNNNNNNNNNNNNNNNNNNNNNNNNNNNNNNNNNNNNNNNNNNNNNNNNNNNNNNNNNNNNNNNNNNNNNNNNNNNNNNNNNNNNNNNNNNNNNNNNNNNNNNNNNNNNNNNNNNNNNNNNNNNNNNNNNNNNNNNNNNNNNNNNNNNNNNNNNNNNNNNNNNNNNNNNNNNNNNNNNNNNNNNNNNNNNNNNNNNNNNNNNNNNNNNNNNNNNNNNNNNNNNNNNNNNNNNNNNNNNNNNNNNNNNNNNNNNNNNNNNNNNNNNNNNNNNNNNNNNNNNNNNNNNNNNNNNNNNNNNNNNNNNNNNNNNNNNNNNNNNNNNNNNNNNNNNNNNNNNNNNNNNNNNNNNNNNNNNNNNNNNNNNNNNNNNNNNNNNNNNNNNNNNNNNNNNNNNNNNNNNNNNNNNNNNNNNNNNNNNNNNNNNNNNNNNNNNNNNNNNNNNNNNNNNNNNNNNNNNNNNNNNNNNNNNNNNNNNNNNNNNNNNNNNNNNNNNNNNNNNNNNNNNNNNNNNNNNNNNNNNNNNNNNNNNNNNNNNNNNNNNNNNNNNNNNNNNNNNNNNNNNNNNNNNNNNNNNNNNNNNNNNNNNNNNNNNNNNNNNNNNNNNNNNNNNNNNNNNNNNNNNNNNNNNNNNNNNNNNNNNNNNNNNNNNNNNNNNNNNNNNNNNNNNNNNNNNNNNNNNNNNNNNNNNNNNNNNNNNNNNNNNNNNNNNNNNNNNNNNNNNNNNNNNNNNNNNNNNNNNNNNNNNNNNNNNNNNNNNNNNNNNNNNNNNNNNNNNNNNNNNNNNNNNNNNNNNNNNNNNNNNNNNNNNNNNNNNNNNNNNNNNNNNNNNNNNNNNNNNNNNNNNNNNNNNNNNNNNNNNNNNNNNNNNNNNNNNNNNNNNNNNNNNNNNNNNNNNNNNNNNNNNNNNNNNNNNNNNNNNNNNNNNNNNNNNNNNNNNNNNNNNNNNNNNNNNNNNNNNNNNNNNNNNNNNNNNNNNNNNNNNNNNNNNNNNNNNNNNNNNNNNNNNNNNNNNNNNNNNNNNNNNNNNNNNNNNNNNNNNNNNNNNNNNNNNNNNNNNNNNNNNNNNNNNNNNNNNNNNNNNNNNNNNNNNNNNNNNNNNNNNNNNNNNNNNNNNNNNNNNNNNNNNNNNNNNNNNNNNNNNNNNNNNNNNNNNNNNNNNNNNNNNNNNNNNNNNNNNNNNNNNNNNNNNNNNNNNNNNNNNNNNNNNNNNNNNNNNNNNNNNNNNNNNNNNNNNNNNNNNNNNNNNNNNNNNNNNNNNNNNNNNNNNNNNNNNNNNNNNNNNNNNNNNNNNNNNNNNNNNNNNNNNNNNNNNNNNNNNNNNNNNNNNNNNNNNNNNNNNNNNNNNNNNNNNNNNNNNNNNNNNNNNNNNNNNNNNNNNNNNNNNCCGTAAGGGCCGGCTTGCAGGCGGTGCACACTCCAGGGATGCACGTTGCACAAGTCCCCCTGTTGGTCCCCGAGTGGAGCTGCAATGTCCCGGTGCTGGGGAGCGTCCCCCATCACCTCACAGCTCTTCCACCCAAGGCAAAGCAAAAGCCATGAATTATTtatgctctctctctctcaatcAAATAAATGGTTAGGTGCTTGAGTTAATTTCCTGAATCCTGAAAATCCAAAGTGCAGACTTTTAATAAGGCAAATTAAGTGCTTTATACATTACACTGATTAAAGCTGCGTATCAATCCATCTATCACACGTTGAATGGAAGGGGCTGGGAAGACCCAGGACACGAGGATGCTCCGGCACAGAAAAACCTACAAGTttaaagaagaaggaaaggatcTCTAACGTGTGACCAAATCAATTAGAGCTCATTATGGCggttatttattattaatggGTGTTAACACAGCCCTCTCCTCCCCGTTGCAATCCCATTGCGTTGCCTCCGGCCGCCTCCGCCgtgatttttcttcattaagtgAAGGAATGGTAACACCTTCCGGACTCCAAGATCCTATGGGTGTAATGGGATTTGCACCGTGCCAGGCTAACGAGGGAGCTGCTAATCACTTTGCACAGGGGTTGAACATGGGGTGGTTGGATTCCCACCTCTCCAGCTCCCTCGTTCCCCATTTTGGGTGGAAAATGGGGTGTGTGCTGGGATGGAAAGCCCAGAAAAGGGATTTGCAAAGGCTGGGAAACCCCTTTGCTGGGCTCAGCATGGGAGGGGGTAGAGCATGAGATGAGCAAACACAAATCGAtggcagggagagggggaagagaTTAGAGCGCAAAGCCCCAGACAAATGGAGAGCGGCTTAATCTGATTAGGGAGTCGTCGTCGTTATTGTGTTATGCTGATTATAAATCATTTAGGAGCACAGCTAATCACAACAGAGATTTGGTCGGAGATTTAAAGGTTGCTGTCTCCAGCAATGCCCCACCCCAAAGGGGAGNNNNNNNNNNNNNNNNNNNNNNNNNNNNNNNNNNNNNNNNNNNNNNNNNNNNNNNNNNNNNNNNNNNNNNNNNNNNNNNNNNNNNNNNNNNNNNNNNNNNNNNNNNNNNNNNNNNNNNNNNNNNNNNNNNNNNNNNNNNNNNNNNNNNNNNNNNNNNNNNNNNNNNNNNNNNNNNNNNNNNNNNNNNNNNNNNNNNNNNNNNNNNNNNNNNNNNNNNNNNNNNNNNNNNNNNNNNNNNNNNNNNNNNNNNNNNNNNNNNNNNNNNNNNNNNNNNNNNNNNNNNNNNNNNNNNNNNNNNNNNNNNNNNNNNNNNNNNNNNNNNNNNNNNNNNNNNNNNNNNNNNNNNNNNNNNNNNNNNNNNNNNNNNNNNNNNNNNNNNNNNNNNNNNNNNNNNNNNNNNNNNNNNNNNNNNNNNNNNNNNNNNNNNNNNNNNNNNNNNNNNNNNNNNNNNNNNNNNNNNNNNNNNNNNNNNNNNNNNNNNNNNNNNNNNNNNNNNNNNNNNNNNNNNNNNNNNNNNNNNNNNNNNNNNNNNNNNNNNNNNNNNNNNNNNNNNNNNNNNNNNNNNNNNNNNNNNNNNNNNNNNNNNNNNNNNNNNNNNNNNNNNNNNNNNNNNNNNNNNNNNNNNNNNNNNNNNNNNNNNNNNNNNNNNNNNNNNNNNNNNNNNNNNNNNNNNNNNNNNNNNNNNNNNNNNNNNNNNNNNNNNNNNNNNNNNNNNNNNNNNNNNNNNNNNNNNNNNNNNNNNNNNNNNNNNNNNNNNNNNNNNNNNNNNNNNNNNNNNNNNNNNNNNNNNNNNNNNNNNNNNNNNNNNNNNNNNNNNNNNNNNNNNNNNNNNNNNNNNNNNNNNNNNNNNNNNNNNNNNNNNNNNNNNNNNNNNNNNNNNNNNNNNNNNNNNNNNNNNNNNNNNNNNNNNNNNNNNNNNNNNNNNNNNNNNNNNNNNNNNNNNNNNNNNNNNNNNNNNNNNNNNNNNNNNNNNNNNNNNNNNNNNNNNNNNNNNNNNNNNNNNNNNNNNNNNNNNNNNNNNNNNNNNNNNNNNNNNNNNNNNNNNNNNNNNNNNNNNNNNNNNNNNNNNNNNNNNNNNNNNNNNNNNNNNNNNNNNNNNNNNNNNNNNNNNNNNNNNNNNNNNNNNNNNNNNNNNNNNNNNNNNNNNNNNNNNNNNNNNNNNNNNNNNNNNNNNNNNNNNNNNNNNNNNNNNNNNNNNNNNNNNNNNNNNNNNNNNNNNNNNNNNNNNNNNNNNNNN from Numida meleagris isolate 19003 breed g44 Domestic line unplaced genomic scaffold, NumMel1.0 unplaced_Scaffold664, whole genome shotgun sequence encodes:
- the LOC110391947 gene encoding docking protein 2-like, with amino-acid sequence MEENSLYSSRGKGVEHDFEVTLRATESSERCRLRGRFVLRAGEEALELRDVQSGDVLYSWPYRFLRRFGRDKVRGCSKRGGDGGGDSPGDRRTEVGKDLQHHRVQLSTRPHRAHRLVEVGKDH